The genomic interval TTTGAGAAACAAACTTTGAAGGCGAAACCCCCGTAAAGTATTTAAAATCTTTACTCAAATGACTCTGATCATGATAATCGAATTTATAAATGATTTCAAACCAATCTATATCTTTTAATTCTTTCCCAGAAATATAGGTTATGATTTGCTTAAACCTCAGAAATCGTATTAACTCTTTCGGGGAATAACCAGTGTATTTCTTAAATCGCTTCTGGATGGTTCTTTCCGATACATCATGATCCTGAGCGATAACTTTTACCGGGTTCAGTGCTGAGTTCAGGTACGGAATCGAGTCTAATAATGGCAATGCTCCTTGTGATGATGGATTAAGGTGCTTTATCAAATAATTGCTCATCCAAACTACTCTTTCGGCGTTTGTGGGCAATTCCGCAAGCGCTTTCCATATCTTCTCCAATGACGAATTATATTCAGACACTTCATGTTCACTTAATTTACCTCCGGATAAACCTTCTATCGATAGCGAAAGAAATCGGTAGAACCCGTCGAAAATAAAAGGCAACACCACCAATTCCGAACAAGGTGCCAATTCGTAATTCATTATCGTCCGTAAAGGACCAATCACAGCAATCTTTTCCAATGACTGATCATATACATCACTTTCTCCAAATGAACAACGAATCGGCGGACCAAAATTAAAAATAATCATCATCTCTAAAGAAGGAGGGTAATGATAGGCAATGGCGGTATCGATCTCATGCGCACTAACATAATAAAATCGATTGATTACATTCTTGAGCCGCTCATCAACCTCAACATTTTCACCAATATATAAAGCTTCCATTACCGTTCGTTTTCTTACAATTCTCGCAAATTGCGTTACCGTACTTTTGTTAGACAATTCATTATAAATGTAAACAATAAAAATAAAACTATGGCAATTCACACGATACTGGGCGCAAACGGCACAATAGGCAGCGCTCTTCTACCTATCCTCAGACAAAACCAACAGCAGATACGCCTCGCTTCAAGAAACCCTCAAAAGACACACGGGGTCGAAAATATAAAAGCAGATGTATTAAATTATGGGGACGTCTTATCTGCTGTTAAAGGCTCGGATATCGTTTATCTCCTCGTAGGAATTCAATACGACGCACAAATATGGGCTCGAGACTGGCCGACGATTATCAACAATGTTATTAAAGCGTGTAAATCTACTGGCGCTAAACTTGTCTTCTTTGACAACGCCTATATGTATGGAAAGGTCGACTGGCCTATTACTGAAGATACACCTTATCGCCCGATCAGCAAAAAAGGCGCTGTACGAGCCAAAGTAGCAAAGACGCTCCAAGAAGAAATGGAAAAAGGGTCTATTCAGGCGATTATTGCCAGGGCGGTCGACTTTTACGGACCCGGAGTAGTTGAGAAAAGTGCTCCCGGTTTATTGGTTTTTAGCAACCTAAAAAAGAAAAAGAGAGCACAATGGCTTATCAATTCTGGCGTACCGCGCGCTTTCAACTATGTTCCCGATGCAGCAAAGGCACTCTACTTGCTAGCAACAACCGAAGCGGCCTATAATCAAATCTGGCATCTGCCAACCGCGCCGCAAGCCTTGACGGGAAAGGAATTTGTAACAGAAGTTGCAAAACATATGGGCACGTCAGCCAAACCCTTCGTTTTACCCAAATGGTTATTGAAAACTGTCGGTTTGTTTAACCCCTTTATCAGAGAGATGAATGAATTAAGTTATCAAGATGAAT from Pedobacter indicus carries:
- a CDS encoding NAD-dependent epimerase/dehydratase family protein, whose amino-acid sequence is MAIHTILGANGTIGSALLPILRQNQQQIRLASRNPQKTHGVENIKADVLNYGDVLSAVKGSDIVYLLVGIQYDAQIWARDWPTIINNVIKACKSTGAKLVFFDNAYMYGKVDWPITEDTPYRPISKKGAVRAKVAKTLQEEMEKGSIQAIIARAVDFYGPGVVEKSAPGLLVFSNLKKKKRAQWLINSGVPRAFNYVPDAAKALYLLATTEAAYNQIWHLPTAPQALTGKEFVTEVAKHMGTSAKPFVLPKWLLKTVGLFNPFIREMNELSYQDEYPFEFDSSKFINTFNFTPTSYQEGIRLTAEWFKEEYESQ
- a CDS encoding helix-turn-helix domain-containing protein, whose product is MEALYIGENVEVDERLKNVINRFYYVSAHEIDTAIAYHYPPSLEMMIIFNFGPPIRCSFGESDVYDQSLEKIAVIGPLRTIMNYELAPCSELVVLPFIFDGFYRFLSLSIEGLSGGKLSEHEVSEYNSSLEKIWKALAELPTNAERVVWMSNYLIKHLNPSSQGALPLLDSIPYLNSALNPVKVIAQDHDVSERTIQKRFKKYTGYSPKELIRFLRFKQIITYISGKELKDIDWFEIIYKFDYHDQSHLSKDFKYFTGVSPSKFVSQNLERNFCFHPDEY